In Bacteroidales bacterium, the sequence TCATTCCTATTACTTTACCTGTAATGCCAACACGTTTTTTTGCTTCGTAGCAGCAGAGCATTCCGGATTTTCCGCCTGCGCCAATTATCAACACAATATCTCCGGGTTTGCAAAGTTTTGCAGTTTGAGCAGGAGCACCGGCAACATCGAGAGCAGAAAGAGCTAATTTTTCCGGCATATCATCGGGAATTTTAGCGTAGATACCGCTTTCGAAAAGAATAGCCTTGCCGTCAATATCAACTTGATCAACTTCGGGGCGGATTTCCTTAATTTTATCTATTCTTAGCGGAGTAAGAGAAAGAGAAACCAAAGTAGCTATTTTATCACCTACTTTAAGATCTATATTGCCGATTAAAGCGTCACCAATTTTCTCAACAGTTCCGAGAAGCATACCGCCTGAACCTGTCCATGGATTACGATGTTTGCCTTGTTTTGCAACAATATCGAACATTATTTCTTTAATCTTTTCCTTGTCACCTCCGGCTCTTTGTTTAATATCCGTAAAAGAAGCAGAGTCAATGTTTAAAGTTTTTACATCAATCAAAATCTCGTTATCCCAGATTTCATCCATGTTGTTGTCTATTTTATTTGCCGGTTGCGGCAAAACGCCTTTAGGCTCAATTACACGGTGGGTGCCGTATTTATTACCCTTTTTCTGCATAGAATTATAATTTTTATTGGTTAATATTTATTTGGTTTAAAGATTTGAAAAATAACATCTTTGTTGCAATGTTATTTTTTTATCTAATATTATTTACTTTTTAATTATTATTTTTTCCGATTGCTTCGTTGCAATTATATTAATTAAAATTCTTAACTATTTCAACGGCTTTAATCCCAATATCTCTCTTGCTTCGGCCGGAGTTGCAATTTCTCTTCCGAGCTCTTTAGCCATTCTAACTACTTTGGCAACTAATTCACCATTAGATTTTGCCAATACTCCTTTTGAAAGATAAACGTTGTCTTCGAAGCCTACTCGTACATGACCGCCGTC encodes:
- a CDS encoding L-erythro-3,5-diaminohexanoate dehydrogenase, with product MQKKGNKYGTHRVIEPKGVLPQPANKIDNNMDEIWDNEILIDVKTLNIDSASFTDIKQRAGGDKEKIKEIMFDIVAKQGKHRNPWTGSGGMLLGTVEKIGDALIGNIDLKVGDKIATLVSLSLTPLRIDKIKEIRPEVDQVDIDGKAILFESGIYAKIPDDMPEKLALSALDVAGAPAQTAKLCKPGDIVLIIGAGGKSGMLCCYEAKKRVGITGKVIGMTHSSKSTERLKKLGFCDYVFAGDATNPVETMEQLSKFTGGEMADVTINNVNITDTEMTSILCTKDTGVVYFFSMATSFTKAALGAEGVGSDVTMIVGNGYTKGHADITLQLLRESPELRAIFEELYA